The following coding sequences are from one Paenibacillus tundrae window:
- a CDS encoding sensor histidine kinase, protein MDLQADAIDRVIKNAIQVMENSKYQMFEIMDSTREELKTLNEELKSVLKEAAETIEKVDQLELNYRRSRIRLTEVSRDFVRYSEHDIKQAYEKATQLQLDLMIYREKEMYLKARRDDLQKRAKNVEASVERAETIGSQMGVVLEYLSGELGQVTRIIESAKNRQMIGLKIILAQEEERKRIAREIHDGPAQMLANLVLRTEIVERMLIKQDFKMVQAEIVDLKGQVRSSLEEMRKVIFNLRPMALDDLGLIPTLRKYVQDFEVKTKIRALFETRGKEHRLSSAMEAAIYRLVQEGLSNAAKHAYPTYVVVEITYQAQLVKIVVQDNGLGFKPELLAQKSKDHTHFGLIGMRERVELLEGRIEIESGENQGTKIVIHIPTNVDKGKE, encoded by the coding sequence GTGGATTTACAAGCCGATGCCATAGACCGCGTCATAAAAAACGCCATACAAGTCATGGAAAACAGCAAATATCAAATGTTCGAAATCATGGACTCGACGCGTGAGGAGCTCAAGACCCTCAATGAAGAGCTGAAGTCTGTTCTGAAGGAAGCGGCGGAAACGATCGAGAAAGTAGATCAATTGGAGCTGAATTACCGCCGCTCCCGGATTCGGCTTACCGAGGTGAGTCGTGACTTCGTGCGTTATTCCGAGCATGATATCAAGCAGGCGTATGAGAAAGCGACACAGTTGCAGCTGGATCTGATGATTTATCGTGAGAAGGAAATGTATCTCAAAGCCCGCCGGGATGATCTGCAGAAGCGTGCCAAAAATGTTGAGGCTTCCGTAGAGCGAGCCGAGACCATCGGTTCCCAAATGGGTGTTGTCTTGGAGTATCTGTCAGGTGAACTAGGTCAAGTGACCCGGATTATCGAATCTGCCAAGAATCGACAAATGATTGGTTTGAAAATAATTTTGGCCCAGGAAGAAGAGCGGAAACGTATTGCACGTGAGATTCATGACGGGCCTGCGCAGATGCTTGCTAATCTAGTGCTTAGGACGGAAATTGTAGAAAGAATGCTCATTAAGCAGGATTTTAAGATGGTTCAGGCCGAAATAGTAGATTTGAAGGGTCAGGTTCGTTCCAGTCTTGAAGAAATGAGAAAAGTAATCTTCAATCTGCGTCCAATGGCACTGGATGACCTGGGATTAATTCCAACGCTTCGCAAGTACGTGCAGGATTTTGAAGTAAAAACAAAAATCCGCGCGCTTTTTGAAACCAGAGGCAAGGAACACCGTTTATCTTCTGCTATGGAGGCTGCGATCTATCGTCTCGTGCAGGAGGGGCTGTCCAATGCGGCCAAGCATGCTTATCCCACTTATGTTGTAGTGGAAATTACATACCAGGCTCAGCTCGTCAAAATTGTCGTTCAAGACAATGGGCTTGGGTTCAAACCGGAGCTTCTTGCACAGAAAAGCAAGGATCATACCCACTTCGGTCTGATTGGGATGAGAGAGCGGGTTGAACTGTTAGAAGGAAGAATAGAGATCGAATCGGGCGAAAATCAAGGAACCAAAATCGTGATTCATATCCCGACAAACGTGGATAAGGGAAAGGAGTAG
- a CDS encoding response regulator transcription factor, with translation MENRDTGKTSIKVLLADDHQLFREGLKRILNMEDDIEVIGECGDGIQVLEFCNQEKPDIVLMDINMPIENGVEATEKLRELFPDVKVIILSIHDDESYVFETLRKGANGYLLKDMEAESLINAIRSVHEGHAFIHPKVTGKLIMQLRRMTYLNETGAMSEGTSKEAGVKFVAGDNNPLTRREAEVLRLMAEGKSNKMIGEFLFISEKTVKNHVSSILQKMEVDDRTQAVINSIKYGWVTL, from the coding sequence ATGGAAAACCGTGATACTGGTAAAACATCAATTAAAGTTCTTTTGGCTGATGATCATCAGCTGTTCCGTGAAGGGCTTAAACGCATTTTGAATATGGAGGACGACATTGAGGTCATCGGGGAATGTGGCGATGGGATTCAAGTGCTCGAATTCTGCAATCAGGAGAAACCAGACATCGTTTTGATGGATATTAACATGCCAATCGAGAACGGGGTTGAGGCAACAGAGAAATTGCGTGAGCTGTTCCCGGATGTCAAAGTTATTATTTTGTCGATCCATGATGATGAGAGCTATGTATTTGAAACGCTTCGTAAGGGAGCTAACGGATACTTGCTGAAGGATATGGAGGCAGAGTCTCTAATTAATGCGATTCGTTCTGTTCATGAGGGACATGCATTTATCCACCCTAAAGTAACAGGGAAATTGATTATGCAATTGCGTCGTATGACGTATCTGAATGAAACCGGTGCGATGAGTGAGGGAACATCCAAAGAGGCAGGCGTGAAATTTGTCGCTGGCGATAATAACCCATTGACTCGTCGTGAGGCTGAAGTATTGCGTCTGATGGCCGAAGGTAAGAGCAATAAAATGATCGGTGAATTCTTGTTCATCAGTGAAAAAACCGTTAAAAACCATGTCAGCAGCATTCTGCAGAAGATGGAAGTGGATGACCGCACACAGGCTGTTATCAACTCGATCAAATATGGTTGGGTTACGCTCTAA
- a CDS encoding helicase-related protein gives MRVALYVCRVELGWSMMLSLDVRVDVSWWLEGASGRRVSRWLLLHEALPLSQASWIVEHFRMERDMDRWREGQWQAYVRSKIEAYERASGELEARRSAGGGRHEAAALRGGDGGMPESYPAWAWAQLEQGAALLAEQLHGRQLLAAEAEALLADNAPPLASAWRAAAQLAHLHGRLSIAAALEWPATRRRHAWLGSAQSAPRCRRCGSVAEQRVPCAACGQAACAYCEACLALGRSRACALLLRSAAPGAVPVRGEASRGTAGFSTGDDLSRWGLSPAQSEAATAALAFLAQPPAGGEPGMFLLWAVTGAGKTEMIFPLLNYILERGGRALVATPRRDVVLELAPRLAKAFPDISLATLYGGSTERWKDAQLTLATTHQLMRFYRGFDLVIIDELDAFPYHNDPMLAHAATNSCKPDGHFVYLSATPPARLQREVVQGRLLHARVPVRFHRHPLPVPQLLKMSTVAQCIRQGSIPATLMKGIQISLQREAQIFVFVTRIAQIEAFVNLMRRTFPHIHIEGTSSQDAERASKVIAFRERTIRLLVTTTILERGVTIPRSDVFILDADNGLFDEASLVQMAGRAGRSMDDPAGRVVFASSRRTRSQVKAVSQIKKMNTIARRKGYLHQPTKQPIQQR, from the coding sequence ATGAGAGTGGCTTTGTATGTATGTAGGGTAGAGCTCGGATGGAGCATGATGTTGTCACTGGACGTTCGTGTGGATGTGAGTTGGTGGCTGGAGGGAGCAAGCGGTCGACGTGTGTCTCGTTGGCTGTTGCTGCATGAGGCGTTGCCTTTAAGTCAGGCATCGTGGATCGTAGAACACTTTCGCATGGAACGAGATATGGATCGGTGGCGGGAAGGGCAGTGGCAGGCTTATGTGCGAAGCAAAATAGAAGCGTATGAGCGGGCTTCCGGGGAACTCGAAGCCCGGCGTAGCGCAGGTGGCGGCAGGCATGAAGCTGCCGCACTGCGGGGTGGGGATGGCGGGATGCCAGAGTCGTATCCCGCCTGGGCATGGGCTCAGCTCGAACAGGGCGCTGCCCTGCTGGCTGAGCAATTACACGGCCGCCAATTGCTGGCGGCCGAGGCAGAGGCGCTGCTGGCGGACAACGCCCCGCCGCTTGCCTCTGCCTGGCGCGCGGCTGCGCAGCTCGCGCACCTACACGGGCGGCTGAGCATCGCTGCCGCCCTGGAGTGGCCTGCCACGCGGCGTCGCCATGCGTGGCTTGGTAGCGCGCAGAGCGCGCCGCGCTGCCGCCGGTGTGGCAGCGTAGCCGAGCAGCGCGTGCCCTGCGCTGCGTGCGGCCAAGCGGCGTGCGCCTACTGCGAGGCTTGCCTCGCGCTGGGGCGCAGCCGTGCCTGTGCGCTGCTGCTGCGAAGCGCAGCGCCTGGAGCCGTGCCCGTACGCGGCGAAGCATCGCGTGGCACGGCTGGTTTTTCCACCGGCGATGATCTGAGCCGGTGGGGGCTTAGCCCTGCGCAGAGCGAGGCGGCTACCGCGGCGCTGGCTTTTTTGGCTCAGCCACCCGCAGGGGGCGAGCCAGGGATGTTTTTGCTGTGGGCTGTGACGGGAGCAGGCAAGACCGAGATGATATTCCCGCTGTTGAACTACATTTTGGAGCGTGGCGGTCGAGCACTCGTCGCTACACCGCGTAGGGACGTTGTATTGGAGCTGGCGCCGCGGCTTGCGAAGGCATTTCCAGACATTTCGCTCGCGACTCTCTATGGTGGCAGCACCGAACGTTGGAAAGACGCCCAGCTCACCTTGGCGACCACGCATCAGCTCATGCGATTTTACCGAGGGTTTGACCTGGTAATTATCGACGAATTAGATGCATTTCCTTACCACAATGATCCTATGCTCGCCCATGCAGCGACGAACTCGTGCAAGCCTGACGGCCACTTTGTGTATTTGTCTGCTACTCCTCCAGCCAGGCTGCAGAGAGAAGTTGTGCAAGGACGATTGCTTCATGCGAGAGTACCCGTCCGTTTTCATCGTCATCCATTGCCTGTCCCTCAGCTATTGAAGATGTCCACAGTCGCTCAGTGCATTCGGCAAGGCAGCATTCCGGCTACTCTGATGAAAGGCATTCAGATTTCACTACAGAGAGAGGCGCAAATCTTTGTTTTTGTTACCCGGATCGCACAGATTGAGGCATTTGTGAACCTTATGCGCCGAACTTTTCCGCATATCCATATCGAGGGCACGTCATCCCAAGACGCTGAACGTGCCAGTAAAGTTATCGCTTTTCGTGAACGTACCATCCGCCTGCTCGTAACCACCACGATTCTGGAGCGGGGGGTTACCATTCCACGAAGTGATGTGTTTATTCTGGATGCTGATAACGGACTTTTCGACGAGGCTTCCCTCGTGCAGATGGCTGGCCGAGCAGGGCGCTCCATGGATGATCCAGCAGGGAGAGTCGTCTTTGCATCATCTCGTCGTACGCGATCTCAGGTGAAAGCTGTGAGCCAGATCAAGAAAATGAACACCATTGCCCGCCGTAAAGGTTACCTCCATCAACCAACTAAACAACCGATTCAACAACGTTAG